From Salvelinus fontinalis isolate EN_2023a chromosome 30, ASM2944872v1, whole genome shotgun sequence, one genomic window encodes:
- the LOC129828950 gene encoding forkhead box protein J1-B-like, whose protein sequence is MPVLMSPEIASKFKEKWLKLQPENQDTAAGSVHLDDSLTSLHWLQNFSILSTNSERSTGSGCPSQHLVSYHQRLYPPGTDSPSSPPAGDTAATGMPLCLGSPVTSGSNSTDARLVNYPHHQTTTYPHLNHHITQIIPPEEIDFKTNPKVKPPYSYASLICMAMQASKKPKVTLSTIYNWITDNFCYYRHAEPSWQNSIRHNLSLNKCFMKVPRQKDEPGKGGFWQIDPQYADMFVNGVFKRRRMSSSHYNTDRQSKLLHNQETGYHRATQRGQDGYHYQGAGAGNKRKQPSPKQNSKMARAPKSPLLSTEAHSADVVLRGDFDLVSVFDDVLSGNCSTFEDLDINTALSSLGCELDLTLQERHSVGLGRWCGEGDNQTQTHDSCGYMELSGSVGCNSSNIGNIYIQQQQLNQDQLLQTHLHQFEEVTLFPEQQEVHPWEEMKEEVQAIPQTLDQGFGLCEGFFSEIQPWERAEAYL, encoded by the exons ATGCCTGTCCTGATGAGTCCGGAGATCGCCTCCAAGTTTAAGGAGAAATGGCTGAAATTACAGCCAGAGAACCAGGACACCGCAGCCGGGTCAGTGCACCTGGACGACAGCCTGACCAGCCTCCACTGGCTTCAGAACTTCTCCATCCTCAGCACTAACTCAGAAAGATCCACCGGCTCCGGTTGCCCCTCACAGCACCTGGTCTCCTACCACCAGCGCCTGTACCCCCCGGGCACCGACTCCCCGTCTAGCCCTCCAGCCGGAGACACTGCCGCTACCGGGATGCCTCTCTGCCTCGGGAGCCCCGTTACCTCTGGCAGTAACTCCACCGATGCGCGTTTGGTGAATTATccacaccaccaaaccacaaccTACCCTCACCTCAACCACCACATCACGCAGATCATCCCACCAGAGGAGATTGACTTTAAAACGAACCCCAAAGTCAAACCGCCTTATTCCTATGCCTCTCTCATCTGTATGGCCATGCAGGCCAGCAAGAAGCCCAAGGTGACTCTTTCCACCATCTATAACTGGATCACAGACAACTTCTGCTACTACAGACATGCTGAGCCCAGCTGGCAG AACTCTATCCGCCATAACCTCTCGCTCAACAAGTGCTTCATGAAAGTTCCGCGGCAGAAGGATGAACCAGGGAAAGGAGGCTTCTGGCAGATCGACCCTCAGTACGCTGACATGTTCGTCAACGGAGTCTTCAAGAGAAGGAGAATGTCCTCCAGCCACTACAACACCGACAGGCAGAGCAAGCTCCTACACAACCAGGAAACTGGCTACCACAGAGCCACTCAGCGGGGCCAAGATGGCTACCACTACCAAGGAGCTGGAGCCGGCAACAAGCGTAAACAACCTTCTCCAAAGCAAAACAGCAAGATGGCGCGGGCACCCAAATCCCCACTGTTATCCACGGAGGCCCACAGCGCAGATGTAGTTCTGAGGGGAGACTTTGACCTTGTATCTGTGTTTGACGATGTCCTCAGTGGAAACTGCAGTACATTCGAAGACCTGGACATCAACACTGCTCTGAGCTCCCTGGGCTGCGAGCTGGATCTGACCCTGCAGGAGAGGCACTCTGTCGGGCTGGGgaggtggtgtggagagggggacaaccagacccagacccatgaCTCTTGTGGCTACATGGAGCTGAGTGGCTCAGTGGGATGTAATAGTAGTAACATAGGGAACATTTACATTCAACAGCAGCAGCTGAACCAGGATCAGTTGTTACAGACCCACCTGCACCAGTTTGAGGAGGTGACTCTGTTCCCAGAGCAGCAGGAGGTGCACCCCTGGGAGGAGATGAAGGAGGAAGTGCAGGCCATCCCTCAGACTCTGGATCAGGGCTTTGGTCTGTGTGAAGGATTCTTCTCAGAGATACAACCCTGGGAGAGGGCTGAGGCCTACCTGTGA